The Carassius auratus strain Wakin chromosome 27, ASM336829v1, whole genome shotgun sequence genome includes a region encoding these proteins:
- the LOC113044980 gene encoding dehydrogenase/reductase SDR family member 1-like, with product MALSGWICVVTGASRGIGRGIALQLSEAGATVYITGRQEKTLKQTAAEVTERGGRCLPVVCDSSKEDEIKELFERVQREQNGKLDLLVNNAYAGVQTIFDNMNKKFWEVDPNVWDTINNTGLRGHYFCSVYAARMMVAQGKGLIVFISSMGGLRYLFNVSYGVGKAACDRMAADMAIELKKKGVVSVSLWPGAVQTELINQYISHDEASPAFDPKFKKIFNKSETTEFSGQCIVELAKDKSLMSMTGQVLMTCDLARRYGLKDVDGRSVVDYTSLKFVISQVPYVSWLSVFTPSFIRVPRSLLRLGN from the exons ATGGCACTATCAGGATGGATCTGTGTGGTGACTGGTGCTTCCAGAGGAATTGGAAGAGGTATTGCCCTTCAGTTATCTGAGGCAGGCGCTACAGTGTACATCACTGGTCGACAGGAGAAAACTCTGAAGCAGACAGCAGCTGAG GTGACAGAGAGAGGTGGCCGATGTCTTCCAGTGGTCTGTGACTCATCTAAAGAGGATGAAATCAAGGAGCTGTTTGAACGTGTTCAACGTGAGCAAAATGGCAAACTTGACTTATTGGTGAATAATGCCTATGCAGGTGTACAG ACTATATTTGACAACATGAACAAGAAATTCTGGGAGGTGGATCCAAATGTTTGGGACACCATCAACAACACTGGACTCAG GGGTCACTATTTCTGCTCAGTGTATGCTGCACGTATGATGGTGGCGCAGGGCAAAGGCTTGATTGTCTTCATATCATCCATGGGTGGTCTGCGCTATCTCTTCAATGTGTCCTATGGGGTCGGCAAAGCTGCA TGTGACAGAATGGCAGCAGACATGGCAATAGAGCTGAAGAAGAAAGGTGTGGTTTCTGTAAGCCTCTGGCCAGGGGCCGTTCAGACAGAGTTAATTAATCAGTATATATCTCATGATGAGGCTTCTCCAGCATTTGATCCAAAA ttcaagaaaatatttaataagagTGAGACGACAGAGTTTAGTGGACAATGCATAGTTGAGCTGGCCAaag ATAAAAGTCTAATGTCAATGACCGGGCAAGTGTTGATGACCTGTGACCTCGCTCGCCGCTATGGACTCAAGGATGTTGATG GTCGCAGTGTCGTGGACTACACCTCTTTGAAGTTTGTCATTTCCCAGGTGCCCTATGTGTCCTGGCTGTCTGTATTCACTCCTTCATTCATCAGAGTGCCTCGTTCCTTGCTGAGACTTGGCAATTGA